The Neurospora crassa OR74A linkage group I, whole genome shotgun sequence genome segment CAAGGtccactttttctttttcgagGACAAAATGGATGGACAACACCAAGGAAAGTATCGCGATGTAAACATATCGTCAACAGGTCGTTTTCACTTTTAATTATGTTGAGTGATGAACAGATATAATATTCAGTGTAGAATCCAAGTACATGCATTCAGCACCTCTATCTAGGGTATCTATACCTCACATCTTCTCTACCGCTTAACCACCATTCCACATCTCTGGCCACATTAAACCCCGCCACCCACTAGAATACACTCAGGCTCAAACAGCCAACGCCTCCGCAATCCACCCCGCCTGAATGGCGCTCACCTTCTTTGCATAATTCTTTTGCGTATACACATGCTCCAAAAACATGATGGCCTCCCTCTTGACCCCATGCAAACTACTACTCGGGTGAATAGCAACCACATGTTTCCCATGGGCAGTCACATAACTCGCATCGGGCGCCAGCACCGCCGTCTTCATCGCGAACCCCTTCAAGAACGCCTTGAGGATCCTCTCTGCCGTCTCCGGCGACACAGGCTGGTACGTCACTTCCGCATCTGGGGCTGGAAACTCCGCCAGCATCTTATTCTTGACCGACAGCGACCGGAGTTGTTTCCTGATATTCAGCGCCTGCCGCATATTCCGCACATTGATCCGGCGTTGTTTGCAGAACGTCCCACGGTCGGCTGAGGGCGTGGAAACGAAGCGTTGCATGGTGTTCAGGTACGTGATCAAATCGCCCTCGCGGCGCTGGAGTTCTTTTCTGTACACGTCCACGGcttccttgtcttcttccgAGCGGACTTGCATGAAGATGTCGTCGCCGGCCGTGATGCACGAAATGATGTCGATGGCTTCCAGCAGACAGTCATAGCGCGGGTCAGCGGCCGCGAGCAGGACGCGCGCGTAGGGCGCAGTCACGGGGAACAAGACCATTTTGCGGCCGGTGTCGGTGATGCGGCCGTCGTCGCCTAGCGCGCCGAGCACATGTAGATGTACAAGAGCGTTTTCGACGGCTTCGAGTTCCGGACGGTCCATCAACGGGAAGGAGAGCACGTCGTCGATGCCGCGGGCTTTCATTGTCAGGACGGCGCCGAGGACGTCGGTCCGCAGAATCTCGGGGAGGTCCGTCTTTGGCAGGGTGGCGAAGGTGTCGGCTGTGTAGAGACGGAAGCACTTGCCGGGGCCTTCACGGCCGGCACGACCGGTTCGTTGGATGGCGGAGGATTTGGAGATGGGTTTTGCGAGCAGCGATTCCATGCCGAGACGGGGACGGTATTGTTTGACTTTGGCTTTGCCGCAGTCGACGACGTAGCGCACGCCGGGGACGGTGACGGAGGTTTCGGCAATGTTGGTGGCTAGCACGATCTTGCGCGTGAAGGGGTGTTTGATGGGCTGGAAGGCTTCGTGCTGGGCTTCCATGGAGAGTTGGCCGAAGAGGGGAAAGACTTTGACTTTGGGCACTTTGGGGTCGAGGGTTTCGGCGAATTCTTCGATTAGGCGCTGGGCGGCTTCGATTTCTTCTTGACCTGTCAAGAAACACAGGATGTCCTTCTTGCCGTGTTTGTCGGAGAGCGGCTCTTGGGTGTGGATCTTGAAGACGGTTTTGAGGAGTGCCTCCTGGATGTCTGGAACAGGTTTGGGCTCGTGGATGACTTCGACCGGGAACTGTCGGCCTTCGATCTCGAGATATTCCACTTCCTCCCCGGATGTTCCCTTCTTAAGACTGTCGTCGCTAGAAAAGAATTTCTTGATTCTTTCGACCTGTGCCGTAGCACTCATGACCACCACCTTGAGCGGGATTCCTCCACGACCGGCCTTGTCGCCCGTGACGATCTGCTTGAGGAAACCAGATAGTAAATCGACATCCACACTGCGCTCGTGGATTTCGTCCACGATGATGGCCGAGTATTGTCGTAGATGCGGGTCCCTCAGCAGTTCCTGCAGCA includes the following:
- a CDS encoding pre-mRNA-splicing factor ATP-dependent RNA helicase PRP16, translating into MSRKRKAESGEVLKIGNKTISLEGYLTKKPKTASTPSTSTSDNNTPAPSTENDTTTTATDPKEFKPSRPLTGDPSLFATRRALPLYLYQDRIRSILSKKDVLVLVGETGSGKSTQVPQFLYQERWCQRRRVKVKTKVLDKDGNEVLEEGGKAKTREETVNVGGVIAITQPRRVAATTLAGRVAKECGTPLDTSGRGTGFKGRGPKGKDGKGPKGGKEGEEWDEEKDVVEEMGKNNGGDEEVIEENGNEKKDRKDQEKGLVGYSVRFDHRVPPGTKIKYVTEGMLLQELLRDPHLRQYSAIIVDEIHERSVDVDLLSGFLKQIVTGDKAGRGGIPLKVVVMSATAQVERIKKFFSSDDSLKKGTSGEEVEYLEIEGRQFPVEVIHEPKPVPDIQEALLKTVFKIHTQEPLSDKHGKKDILCFLTGQEEIEAAQRLIEEFAETLDPKVPKVKVFPLFGQLSMEAQHEAFQPIKHPFTRKIVLATNIAETSVTVPGVRYVVDCGKAKVKQYRPRLGMESLLAKPISKSSAIQRTGRAGREGPGKCFRLYTADTFATLPKTDLPEILRTDVLGAVLTMKARGIDDVLSFPLMDRPELEAVENALVHLHVLGALGDDGRITDTGRKMVLFPVTAPYARVLLAAADPRYDCLLEAIDIISCITAGDDIFMQVRSEEDKEAVDVYRKELQRREGDLITYLNTMQRFVSTPSADRGTFCKQRRINVRNMRQALNIRKQLRSLSVKNKMLAEFPAPDAEVTYQPVSPETAERILKAFLKGFAMKTAVLAPDASYVTAHGKHVVAIHPSSSLHGVKREAIMFLEHVYTQKNYAKKVSAIQAGWIAEALAV